From Domibacillus sp. DTU_2020_1001157_1_SI_ALB_TIR_016, a single genomic window includes:
- a CDS encoding Glu/Leu/Phe/Val dehydrogenase yields MIAAAKTEQLNVLERTQLVMEQALNKMSYGKDVYELLKEPQRLLTVRIPVRMDDGTTTVFTGWRAQHNDAVGPTKGGIRFHPDVTVEEVKALSIWMSMKCGLANLPYGGGKGGIQCDPRAMSMGELERLSRGYVRAISQIVGPTKDIPAPDVYTNAQIMAWMMDEYSHIREFDSPGFITGKPVVLGGSLGRDSSTAKGVTIVMKEAARLAGFSVQGARVIIQGFGNAGSYLAQFLHKEGAIIVGVSDAYGALYDPDGLDIPYLLDRRDSFGTVSNLVENCITNEEMLQKPCDILVPAAISNQLTAANAPHIQAKVVVEAANGPTTLEGTKILTERGILLVPDVLASAGGVIVSYFEWVQNNQGYYWTEQEVDEKLEAILTAAFTNVYNTAQQHETDMRLAAYMAGLKKMVEACTYRGWV; encoded by the coding sequence ATGATCGCGGCAGCAAAAACAGAGCAGCTTAATGTACTTGAACGTACACAACTTGTGATGGAGCAGGCACTGAACAAAATGTCCTACGGAAAAGACGTCTACGAATTGTTAAAAGAACCGCAGCGCTTACTGACGGTCCGAATTCCAGTTCGAATGGATGACGGCACTACGACTGTTTTCACCGGCTGGCGCGCCCAGCACAATGATGCGGTCGGTCCAACAAAAGGCGGCATTCGTTTTCATCCGGACGTAACCGTAGAAGAAGTGAAGGCGTTGTCGATCTGGATGAGTATGAAATGCGGCTTGGCCAACCTGCCATATGGAGGCGGAAAAGGCGGCATTCAATGTGATCCGCGGGCCATGTCGATGGGTGAACTCGAGCGCCTCAGCCGGGGATATGTCCGGGCGATCAGCCAAATTGTCGGGCCGACAAAGGATATTCCGGCACCAGATGTGTATACCAATGCACAAATTATGGCCTGGATGATGGATGAATACAGCCACATTCGCGAATTTGATTCACCAGGCTTTATTACCGGTAAACCGGTTGTGCTCGGCGGTTCACTTGGGCGGGATTCCTCAACGGCTAAAGGTGTGACCATCGTAATGAAAGAAGCTGCTCGTCTCGCTGGTTTTTCTGTGCAGGGAGCACGGGTGATCATTCAAGGCTTTGGAAATGCCGGCAGTTATCTGGCTCAATTTCTTCATAAAGAAGGCGCGATTATCGTCGGTGTATCCGATGCATACGGTGCTCTTTATGACCCTGATGGACTCGATATTCCGTATTTGCTTGACCGCCGCGACTCGTTTGGAACGGTTTCAAATTTAGTAGAAAACTGCATCACAAATGAAGAGATGCTGCAAAAACCATGTGATATTCTTGTGCCGGCAGCCATTTCAAATCAGCTGACAGCAGCCAATGCGCCTCACATTCAAGCAAAAGTGGTAGTGGAGGCGGCCAATGGTCCGACGACGCTGGAAGGAACGAAAATCCTCACCGAACGAGGCATCCTTCTTGTGCCGGATGTACTGGCAAGCGCCGGCGGCGTGATCGTCTCTTATTTTGAATGGGTGCAGAACAATCAAGGCTACTACTGGACAGAACAGGAAGTAGATGAAAAGCTTGAAGCGATCTTAACAGCTGCTTTTACGAATGTATACAATACAGCCCAGCAGCACGAAACAGATATGCGCCTTGCCGCTTACATGGCGGGGCTGAAGAAAATGGTTGAAGCTTGCACGTACCGTGGATGGGTTTAA
- the pruA gene encoding L-glutamate gamma-semialdehyde dehydrogenase has product MTTTIERTPFKNEPFTNFADEANKKAMQDALAKVKSELGGTFPLVIGGKRVETEEVLTSINPGNTDEIVGYASKGTSEHAEAAMQAALAAFESWKHTAPAERAEYLFKAADLMRQRKHEFSAALVYEVGKNWAEADADTAEAIDFMEFYAREMIRLSETSKHQPLTQVEGEKTELTYIPLGVGVVISPFNFPLAIMAGTTVASIVSGNTVILKPADSAPIVAAKFVQLMEEVGLPDGVLNFVPGDGIEVGEYLVEHPKTRFISFTGSRAVGCRIYERASKVQPGQLWLKRVIAEMGGKDGVVVDETADLDAAAAAIVASAYGFQGQKCSAGSRAIIVESVYDEVVEKVVALTKELQVGLPEENASIGPVIDQKSFDKIMGYIEIGKSEGVLKTGGQKAEGNGYYIEPTIFADVDPKARIMQEEIFGPVLAIAKAADWKEAIAIYNDTEYGLTGGFFSKEEDRLSYALENMHCGNLYLNKKCTGALVGVHPFGGFNMSGTDSKAGGYDYLLLFTQGKMLARKL; this is encoded by the coding sequence ATGACAACTACAATCGAGCGCACACCATTTAAAAACGAGCCATTCACAAACTTCGCGGATGAAGCAAACAAAAAAGCAATGCAGGATGCACTGGCAAAAGTAAAAAGTGAACTTGGCGGCACATTCCCGCTTGTTATTGGCGGAAAACGAGTGGAAACAGAAGAAGTACTAACATCTATTAATCCAGGGAACACAGATGAAATTGTTGGCTACGCATCAAAAGGAACATCAGAACATGCGGAAGCAGCGATGCAGGCGGCACTAGCAGCATTTGAATCGTGGAAGCACACAGCACCGGCAGAGCGCGCTGAGTATTTGTTCAAAGCGGCAGACTTAATGCGCCAGCGCAAGCATGAATTCTCTGCAGCGCTTGTATACGAAGTAGGGAAAAACTGGGCAGAAGCAGATGCAGATACAGCAGAAGCGATTGATTTCATGGAATTTTACGCACGTGAAATGATCCGTTTAAGCGAAACGAGCAAGCACCAGCCGCTAACACAAGTAGAAGGGGAAAAAACAGAGTTAACGTATATTCCGCTTGGTGTTGGTGTCGTGATTTCACCATTTAACTTCCCGCTGGCGATTATGGCTGGAACAACGGTTGCTTCGATTGTGTCAGGCAACACAGTGATCTTAAAGCCGGCAGATTCTGCTCCAATCGTTGCGGCGAAATTCGTTCAGCTGATGGAAGAAGTCGGCCTGCCGGATGGCGTGTTGAACTTTGTACCGGGCGATGGCATTGAAGTAGGAGAATACTTGGTAGAGCATCCGAAAACAAGATTCATTTCTTTCACAGGCTCTCGTGCTGTTGGCTGCCGTATTTACGAGCGTGCTTCAAAAGTACAGCCAGGCCAACTATGGCTGAAGCGTGTCATAGCTGAAATGGGCGGAAAAGACGGCGTTGTCGTAGATGAAACAGCTGATCTAGATGCGGCAGCAGCAGCGATTGTTGCTTCAGCATACGGCTTCCAGGGTCAAAAGTGCTCAGCGGGCTCCCGTGCGATTATCGTTGAATCTGTTTATGACGAAGTGGTTGAAAAAGTAGTCGCGCTTACGAAAGAACTTCAAGTGGGCCTTCCGGAAGAAAATGCATCAATCGGACCGGTAATTGATCAAAAATCATTCGATAAAATTATGGGATACATTGAAATCGGCAAATCAGAAGGCGTTTTAAAAACAGGAGGCCAAAAAGCGGAAGGAAACGGCTATTATATCGAGCCAACAATTTTCGCAGATGTAGATCCAAAAGCCCGTATTATGCAGGAAGAAATCTTCGGCCCTGTACTGGCAATAGCAAAAGCGGCGGACTGGAAAGAAGCAATTGCAATTTACAATGACACAGAATACGGCTTAACAGGCGGATTCTTCTCTAAAGAAGAAGATCGTTTAAGCTATGCACTTGAAAACATGCATTGCGGTAACTTGTATTTAAATAAAAAGTGCACAGGCGCTTTGGTTGGCGTGCACCCGTTTGGCGGATTTAACATGTCCGGCACGGATTCAAAAGCGGGCGGGTATGATTACCTTCTTCTCTTCACACAAGGGAAAATGCTGGCACGCAAGCTGTAA
- a CDS encoding proline dehydrogenase, which translates to MELMMRNVFQFIGQNQSANKLAKKYGLRFGAGRFVAGETISTAIQAVRKLNAESKVVTLDHLGEFVFTEEEAAESTAMCIQTLDAIAEAGVTSNLSLKMTSLGLDISKELCMRNMRKILDRAVLHNNFVRIDMEDYAHAQISLDIYRELRLDYDNVGIVIQAYLYRTEQDIADLNEQRANLRLVKGAYKESPEVAFPEKKDVDDNFKKIIKQHLLNGNYAAVATHDEDAVAYTKELVRTHNIPKEQFEFQMLYGICEDLQNKLVEEGYKVRVYVPYGNDWFGYFTRRLAERPANVWFVLKNLF; encoded by the coding sequence ATGGAACTAATGATGCGTAACGTATTTCAATTCATTGGACAGAATCAATCGGCTAATAAATTAGCAAAGAAATATGGACTGCGTTTCGGTGCCGGCCGGTTTGTTGCCGGGGAAACGATCAGCACGGCCATTCAGGCGGTAAGAAAATTAAATGCAGAGAGCAAAGTGGTCACGCTGGACCATTTAGGTGAATTTGTTTTTACAGAAGAAGAAGCAGCCGAATCAACCGCTATGTGTATCCAGACACTTGATGCCATTGCTGAAGCGGGTGTTACATCGAATCTATCATTGAAGATGACATCGCTTGGTCTTGATATCAGTAAAGAGCTGTGCATGCGGAATATGCGAAAAATTTTAGACCGTGCCGTACTTCATAATAATTTTGTCCGAATCGATATGGAAGATTACGCACACGCCCAAATCTCTCTTGATATTTATAGAGAGCTTCGCCTTGATTACGATAACGTTGGAATTGTCATTCAAGCGTATTTATATCGTACAGAGCAAGACATTGCCGACTTAAACGAGCAAAGAGCCAATCTTCGCCTCGTAAAAGGAGCTTACAAAGAGTCGCCGGAGGTTGCGTTTCCAGAGAAAAAAGATGTAGACGACAATTTCAAAAAAATCATCAAGCAGCATCTGCTGAATGGAAACTATGCGGCTGTGGCGACACATGATGAGGACGCTGTCGCTTACACGAAAGAACTTGTCCGCACACATAACATTCCGAAAGAGCAATTTGAATTTCAAATGCTGTACGGAATTTGTGAGGATCTGCAAAACAAGCTGGTAGAAGAAGGCTACAAAGTCCGTGTATATGTACCATACGGAAATGACTGGTTTGGATATTTTACAAGACGGCTGGCAGAACGACCGGCAAACGTCTGGTTTGTACTAAAAAACTTATTTTAA
- a CDS encoding (deoxy)nucleoside triphosphate pyrophosphohydrolase yields the protein MKKTVRVVGAVIENEKSEILCALRSPDMALPNLWEFPGGKIEAGETPEESLKREIQEELACEIEVGEKIEEVTHEYEAVIVNLLTYRSRILSGLPTPEEHAELRWVSRDRLNDLEWAPADIPTITQLMNRLG from the coding sequence ATGAAAAAAACAGTCCGTGTAGTAGGAGCGGTCATTGAAAATGAAAAAAGTGAAATTTTATGTGCATTACGTTCTCCAGACATGGCCTTGCCAAACTTATGGGAGTTTCCGGGAGGGAAAATTGAAGCGGGCGAAACACCTGAAGAAAGCTTAAAGCGTGAAATTCAAGAGGAGTTAGCTTGCGAGATTGAAGTGGGAGAGAAAATTGAAGAAGTCACGCATGAATATGAGGCAGTGATCGTGAATTTATTAACCTATCGCTCTCGTATTTTAAGCGGGCTTCCAACTCCCGAGGAGCATGCGGAATTGCGCTGGGTCTCACGTGATCGATTGAATGATTTAGAATGGGCCCCTGCCGACATTCCTACGATTACTCAACTAATGAACCGGTTAGGGTAA
- a CDS encoding sigma-54 interaction domain-containing protein, whose amino-acid sequence MERITFQTVHPDTAAADAGQQLANCHCIVIQKSGNYYTIEQHEAGLLSGEGTIGEWLERSGWLPSSAVQAEGEGDWDWRRPVLYVRDNGIDQIVTPAMRIRLLTGYFHTLAETINDSVTAVDREGTVLFWNTTAEETFGISREKIIGQKIGDHFQAESLVLNSVLQHGQIVRGEYHRPNETNHVLINASPVVVDGNIAGGISTEHDITNMMKLNEELDSALPMHIQAKDPFSSITGSDPKLAASLEAARKAAHANMPVHLTGEPGSGKEMMAQAIHFSGSKAAEPFVAMNCSVVPESLLEMELFGYGNDSQTGKLNQARGGTLFIGDIDKLPAPLRDRLFASTEHVRLITASSSPIVLDQTMAITIDIPPLRNRKEDILPLVETFLKEFSAKYNKPMDTISPDAALMFTEHDWPGNVRELRNVIERCVLLGDGPVLTKKHLPEDMARPAKTDEAAAIEQALQKTYGNKSAAATLLGISRGTLYNKMKEYGL is encoded by the coding sequence ATGGAACGCATCACCTTTCAGACGGTTCATCCGGACACAGCAGCGGCCGATGCAGGGCAGCAGCTGGCAAACTGCCATTGTATCGTCATTCAAAAAAGCGGGAATTATTATACAATCGAACAGCACGAAGCGGGCCTGCTTTCAGGCGAGGGCACTATTGGTGAATGGCTGGAAAGAAGCGGCTGGCTTCCGTCATCAGCGGTTCAGGCCGAAGGAGAAGGCGATTGGGATTGGCGCCGGCCTGTTCTTTACGTACGGGACAATGGCATTGACCAGATTGTCACCCCGGCTATGCGGATCCGCCTTTTAACGGGCTATTTTCACACACTGGCGGAAACCATTAATGATTCCGTAACGGCAGTTGACAGAGAAGGAACCGTTCTTTTCTGGAATACAACGGCTGAAGAAACGTTCGGCATTTCCCGGGAAAAAATTATCGGGCAAAAAATCGGTGACCATTTCCAGGCCGAGTCGCTTGTGCTTAACAGTGTTCTGCAGCATGGCCAGATCGTCCGCGGGGAATACCACCGTCCGAATGAGACCAACCACGTGCTCATTAACGCTTCTCCGGTTGTGGTAGATGGGAATATAGCTGGCGGCATTTCGACCGAGCACGATATTACCAATATGATGAAGCTGAATGAAGAGCTTGATTCAGCGCTGCCGATGCATATACAGGCGAAAGATCCTTTTTCCTCTATTACGGGCAGCGATCCAAAGCTTGCGGCTTCTTTGGAAGCTGCGCGAAAAGCAGCGCACGCCAACATGCCGGTTCATTTAACAGGCGAGCCAGGCTCCGGGAAAGAAATGATGGCTCAGGCGATTCATTTCAGCGGCTCCAAGGCGGCCGAGCCGTTCGTTGCGATGAACTGCAGTGTGGTGCCGGAATCATTGCTTGAAATGGAGCTGTTCGGCTACGGAAACGACAGCCAGACGGGTAAGCTGAATCAAGCGCGGGGCGGCACATTGTTCATTGGAGACATCGACAAGCTGCCAGCACCGCTTCGGGACCGGCTGTTTGCTTCAACAGAGCACGTCCGGCTCATTACCGCCTCCAGCAGCCCCATTGTACTTGATCAAACAATGGCGATCACCATTGACATTCCGCCGCTTCGAAACCGGAAAGAAGATATTTTGCCGCTCGTAGAAACCTTCTTAAAAGAATTCAGCGCCAAATACAACAAACCAATGGATACGATCAGTCCAGATGCGGCGCTTATGTTCACTGAGCATGACTGGCCTGGCAACGTACGCGAGCTCCGCAATGTCATCGAGCGCTGCGTCCTGCTTGGCGACGGACCGGTACTCACCAAAAAGCACCTGCCGGAGGATATGGCCCGCCCCGCTAAAACAGATGAGGCGGCCGCCATCGAGCAGGCACTGCAAAAAACATACGGCAACAAGTCCGCAGCCGCCACCCTGCTCGGTATTTCCAGAGGCACGCTTTATAACAAAATGAAAGAATATGGACTTTAA
- a CDS encoding aromatic acid exporter family protein, with protein MSFKIGFRTVKTAVAVSAAIAAAGFLQLEFYVSSAIITILCVQHSRQKSLQSARDRFFACMLSIPFSFVFFEGFGYHPPVIGALLLVFIPLTVMLKINEGIVTSTVILLHIYAFGHMTAAVVFNEIGLVVIGISAALLVNLYMPGLERQLALQKETIEARFKHLLIDVVLSLRDGNPCWKEADLFHTAHLIKEAQKLAAREQENHFGRSDDSFCAYFDQAEQKLAALRRFLDVVPLHESNEELADWIESFSYGSEIKDGKPPQPARLLLAIWEMNQFMGQHLR; from the coding sequence GTGTCTTTTAAAATAGGCTTTCGCACGGTGAAAACAGCTGTGGCTGTGTCGGCAGCGATTGCCGCCGCAGGATTTCTTCAGCTTGAGTTTTATGTGTCGTCCGCAATCATTACGATCTTATGTGTGCAGCATTCACGTCAGAAGTCGCTTCAAAGCGCCCGTGACCGCTTTTTTGCCTGCATGCTGTCGATCCCGTTTTCGTTTGTTTTTTTCGAAGGATTCGGCTACCATCCGCCTGTGATTGGCGCACTGCTGCTGGTTTTTATTCCATTGACGGTTATGCTGAAAATCAATGAAGGCATTGTGACGAGTACGGTCATTCTTCTGCATATTTACGCATTTGGCCATATGACAGCAGCGGTTGTGTTCAATGAAATCGGCCTCGTGGTGATTGGTATTAGCGCGGCGCTTCTGGTGAATTTGTATATGCCGGGGCTTGAACGCCAGCTCGCCCTTCAAAAAGAAACAATTGAAGCACGCTTTAAACATCTGCTGATTGACGTTGTTCTGTCACTGCGGGACGGAAACCCCTGCTGGAAAGAGGCGGATCTTTTCCATACGGCCCATTTAATCAAAGAAGCGCAGAAATTGGCAGCTCGGGAGCAGGAAAACCATTTTGGCCGTTCGGATGACAGCTTCTGTGCTTATTTTGATCAGGCTGAGCAGAAGCTGGCTGCGCTGCGCCGCTTTCTAGACGTCGTTCCGCTTCATGAATCGAACGAAGAACTGGCAGATTGGATCGAATCATTCAGCTATGGCAGCGAAATAAAAGACGGGAAACCCCCTCAGCCTGCCCGCCTTCTTCTTGCTATTTGGGAGATGAATCAGTTTATGGGCCAGCACCTCCGGTAG
- the putP gene encoding sodium/proline symporter PutP, with protein MDIQLLIPIGIYMVGMLLIGYAAYKRTSNLSDYMLGGRSVGPAVTALSAGASDMSGWLLMGLPGAMYVQGLSASWIAIGLTIGAFLNWLYVAPRLRVYTEIANNSMTIPSFLENRFGDRSNLLRLTSGLVIIVFFTFYVSSGIVSGGVLFETSFGVDYKVGLWIIAGVVVAYTLFGGFLAVSWTDFVQGLIMVSALIVVPVVTIMKIGGIGPVFTEMNTMNPDLFNIFTGTSVLGIISLMAWGLGYFGQPHIIVRFMAITSVKEIKKARNIGMSWMIFSVGGAMLTGFLGLAYYSQQQGELADPETVFITLSEILFHPFISGFLLAALLAAVMSTISSQLLVTSSSLTEDIYKTFFRRSASDKELMLISRGAVLVVAVLAVGLALNNNSTILSLVGYAWAGFGAAFGPVILMSLYWKRMNKWGALAGIIGGAVTVIVWASIPSLAGLLYEIIPGFFVSTVAVWAVSLMTPAPSAQLTRSYEKYEETA; from the coding sequence ATGGATATCCAATTACTTATTCCAATTGGCATATACATGGTGGGGATGCTGTTGATCGGATACGCAGCGTACAAACGAACATCGAATTTATCAGATTACATGCTTGGGGGCCGCTCGGTTGGACCGGCTGTTACAGCTCTTAGTGCAGGCGCTTCTGACATGAGCGGATGGCTGTTAATGGGGCTTCCCGGGGCAATGTATGTACAGGGGCTGAGTGCTTCCTGGATTGCGATCGGTTTGACGATCGGCGCTTTTTTAAACTGGCTGTATGTCGCACCTCGTTTACGTGTGTACACAGAGATTGCGAACAATTCAATGACCATTCCATCTTTTTTGGAAAACAGATTTGGGGATCGCTCTAATTTGCTCCGGCTGACATCCGGACTTGTCATTATCGTCTTCTTTACATTTTATGTATCATCAGGCATTGTTTCTGGCGGCGTGCTGTTTGAAACCTCGTTTGGGGTCGATTACAAAGTCGGTTTGTGGATTATTGCCGGTGTTGTCGTCGCATACACATTATTTGGTGGGTTTTTAGCCGTCAGCTGGACGGACTTTGTTCAAGGACTTATTATGGTAAGCGCTCTCATTGTGGTGCCGGTCGTAACCATTATGAAAATTGGCGGCATCGGCCCGGTTTTCACAGAAATGAATACGATGAATCCAGATCTGTTTAATATCTTTACCGGGACAAGCGTTCTTGGCATCATTTCATTAATGGCATGGGGACTGGGATATTTCGGGCAGCCCCATATTATCGTCCGCTTTATGGCGATTACCTCTGTGAAAGAAATTAAAAAAGCACGCAATATCGGCATGAGCTGGATGATTTTCTCAGTCGGCGGCGCGATGCTGACAGGGTTCCTTGGTCTCGCTTATTACTCGCAGCAGCAGGGAGAGCTTGCCGATCCGGAAACTGTCTTTATTACATTGAGTGAAATTTTGTTCCATCCATTTATAAGCGGCTTTTTGCTGGCGGCATTGCTGGCGGCTGTCATGAGTACAATTTCTTCGCAGCTTCTTGTGACGTCAAGCTCATTGACAGAAGACATTTACAAAACGTTTTTCCGCAGGTCTGCATCCGACAAAGAATTGATGCTGATCAGCCGCGGTGCTGTGTTGGTGGTTGCTGTTCTGGCTGTTGGCCTGGCACTCAATAATAACAGTACCATTCTTTCGCTTGTCGGCTATGCATGGGCAGGGTTCGGCGCTGCATTTGGCCCGGTTATTTTAATGAGTTTGTATTGGAAACGAATGAACAAATGGGGAGCACTGGCTGGTATTATCGGCGGCGCTGTAACGGTTATCGTTTGGGCAAGTATTCCGTCTTTGGCAGGACTGCTGTATGAAATTATCCCAGGCTTCTTTGTCAGCACCGTCGCTGTCTGGGCAGTCAGCCTGATGACACCTGCGCCAAGCGCACAACTAACCCGCTCATATGAAAAATACGAGGAAACGGCATAA